A stretch of DNA from Paenibacillus sp. FSL W8-0186:
CGAAGAAACTTCGCGCTGCTGTCTTATGCTGAGGAGATCGAAGATCAGGGACTAGATGTCAAAAAAGTGCAGCTCATGGGCAAAGACCAGCTCATGCTGGCCCAGTACTTGCCTTCCTATGACTTCTACCTCGTCAACATGATCGACCAGCAGATGGTGCTCGGCCAAATGGTCAATACGCGAAGCGTCGTCCTCATTTGTCTGGCGATCGTGCTGGTCGCCCTGGTCGTGGTTTTTCTGATCTCCCGCAAAATGACTCGCTCACTCACCCTGCTGGCCCGCCAAATGTCGAAGGTGACCCGGCGGAATTTCCATAACTATGTCAACGTCTCGGGCGGCTACGAAATACGCGAGCTGGGTCGGGCCTATAACTATATGCTCGACGAGATCCATGAATATGTCGACAAGCTCGTGGAGACACAAAAGGGGCAGCGGAAGGCGGAGCTTGCCGCTTTGCAGCAGCAGATCAACCCTCATTTTCTGTACAATACGTTAGCTTCGGTCAAATTTCTCGTTCAGCAGAACAGCAAGGACAAGGCGGTGGAGACGATCCATGCGCTTATTTCGCTGCTGCAAAATACGATCAGCAACGTCAGCGAGACGATTACCGTGGAGCAGGAGCTGGCGAATCTGAGAGCCTATGTATTCATTAACCATATCCGCTATGGGGAGCGGATTCGGGTGAACTATTACGTTGCGCCGGATTGCGCACATTACCAGGTGCCGAAGCTGATGATCCAGCCGTTTATGGAAAATGCCTTTTTCCATGCCTTCAATGTGAAGGGGGAAGGCGTGATCCATGTGCTGGTAGCAAAAGAGGGACCCAAATTGGTCTGCGAGGTGGCCGACAACGGCGATGGCATGGATATGGCGGCGTTTGAGCTCGAGCACGGGACGGCGGGCAGAGCCGGGCGGCCGGCTTACGAGGCTGCTGATGCAGGGGCGGTTGAGGTAGTGGCAGGTAGTGCTCGGGCTGGTGCAGGTGCAGGCAGTGCTTGGGCTAGTGTAGAGGCAGGCAGTGCCCAGGCTGGTGTAGATGCTGGCAGTGCTCGGACTGGTGCAGGTGCAGCCAGCGCCCAGGCTGGTACAGAGGCAGGCGGTGCTCGGGCCGGTGCAGGTGCAGGCAATGCCCAGGATGGTGCAAAATTCAGAGGCTCGCGCAAACTGTTCTCAGGTATTGGCGTGGCCAACGTCAATGACCGGATCCGGCTGCTTTACGGCGAGGAGTACGGTGTGACAATTACAAGCAGGCTCGGCGAGGGCACACGCGTACGGATGACGCTGCCGCTCATTGTAGCAAATTAAATTCAATTACAAATTGCCTTATATTTTGGTCTTCATCGAATGCTAAAATGCCATATCCTAATGCCTGTACCAAGCTGTTATTATTCTAAATGGAATTCATGTAACTAAAATCGCCCTAAGCGAATGTTCCAGGGGATTAAATGGATTTTACGCACTTAAAACCAAAAATCCAGCCATCATTGGCAATTTCCCCACTTCTAACGACATACAATCCATCAAAAACTATTTTTATCTCCTTGCCGCAGAAACTAACTACGATAAATCCATTTATTCTTGGAGCTGAACAATTTAAAACGGATGTGGGGCAGCTTAGAAGAAGCCAAAAAAATTACCAGAATCCAAAGAAAAAACATACGCCATTTGAAAGCGTATTCACCCAAACGATAAAATCACAAATTCCACTAAAGGAATTGCTAACGCTGCCTTCTGGCCCGGTGCTACGATAAATTCAGACCCTGTGGTAAGCGTTTACAAATCAAAGACCAGCAGGGGAAATAGAACTCATATACGATCAAAGGGGCTGAAACGATGAAGAAGGTAATAGCTTTATTCCTGAGCTGCATGGTGCTGCTGGCAGGCTGCTCATCCGGCGGAGGCGGCCAAGAGCCGGCGGCAAGCGGAGGCAATAGCAGCGGTGGCGATTCCGGCAGCAAGGCGGAGGAAATTACTATTTGGGCCTGGGACCCGGCGTTCAACATTGCCGCGCTGAACATCGCGAAGGAAGCGTACAGCCAAAAGAATCCCGACGCCAAAATCAACATCGTAGAATTCGCGCAAGCGGATATCATTCAGAAGCTGAACACGGGGCTGAACTCCGGCACAACAAAAGGGCTGCCGAACATCGTGCTGATCGAGGATTACCGGGCGCAGGGCTTCCTGCAATCCTACCCGGACGCGTTCTATGATCTCAGCGGCAAGGTGCGCTCTGAGGATTTCGCGGATTACAAAATCGGGCCGACCAGCCTGAACGGCAAGCAATACGGGGTACCGTTCGATTCCGGGGTCACGGGCATGTACGTCCGCAAAGACTATATTGAGCAGGCGGGTTACACGCTGGACGATTTGAAGAATATCGACTGGAAGCAATATATCGAGATTGGAAAAGCTGTTAAGGAGAAAACCGGCAAGGACATCATTACGCTTGACCCGAACGATTTGGGAATCATCCGCATGATGATTCAATCCGCCGGATCATGGTATTTGGCGGAGGACGGCAAGACGCCTGACCTGGCGGGCAATGCGGCGTTGAAGGAAGCGTTCGAGCTGTACAAGGAAATGATGGAAGCGAACGTCGTGAAGGTGAACGCGGACTGGAGCCAGTTCATCGCCAACATCAATAATGGAGATGTCGCTACCGTGCCGACGGGCAACTGGATTACGCCGTCCGTCAAAGCGGAAGCCTCCCAGGCCGGGCAATGGGCAATCCTGCCGATCCCTAAGCTCCCGCAATCGCCGAACTCTGTGCACGCGACGAACTTAGGAGGAAGCTCCTGGTACGTCATGAACATACCAGGGGCAGAGACGGCTGCGGATTTCCTCGCCCAGACCTTCGGATCGGACGTGGAGATGTACCAGAATCTGCTGACGAACGTCGGCGCGATTGGCACGCTGAAGGCGGCCGCTGCTGGCGAAGCCTATGCCAAGCCGGATGAGTTCTTCGGCGGGCAGCAGATCGTCAATGATTTTGCGGTCTGGACGGCCGAGATTCCAAAGGTGAACTACGGCATTTCCACTTATGCGATCGAGGATATCCTGATCGTCGAAATGCAAAATTACTTGAACGGCAAAGGCATCGATCAGGCGTTAAGCGATGCGCAGGCACAGGCAGAAGCTCAGGTTAAATAAAGCGGCGGGATATCCGCCCATTTCATAACAAATACCCAGAACCCCTGGGCGCTGAGCTGCATCCAGACATGTTGAGGCGAAGCGCCCCGGGGTTATTTTTCGGGCAGAAAGGGGCTCGTGCTAACGATGAAAGCGGACAGAACAGGCCTTAGCATCCGCGCCAAAAGCAATTTAACCGGGTGGAGCTTCATCCTAATTGCCGTGGTCATGATCGCGGCCTTCTATTTCTATCCGATGGTTCAGGCGCTGATCCTGTCGTTCAAGACCGGAACGGGGAGCAATCTGACTTATACGGGAGGCTCCAACTACGTAAGGCTGCTATCCGACAAAACATTTCTGACGTCCTTATCGAACACGTTCATTTACTTGATCATTCAGGTTCCGGTCATGATCCTTCTCGCGTTGTTCATTTCGGTGCTGCTGAACGACAGCAAGCTGAAATTCCGCGGTTTTTTCCGGACGGCGATCTTTCTGCCGTGCGTTACCTCGCTTGTCGCTTACTCCGTTGTGTTCAAATATTTGTTTGCGGCAGACGGGCTGGTGAATTCGCTGCTGATGAAGCTGTCCATCATTCAGGAGCCGATTCAGTGGATCACCGATCCGTTCTGGGCGAAGATTACGATCATTATTGCGATTACCTGGCGCTGGACTGGATATAACATGATCTTTTACTTATCAGCGCTGCAAAATATCGACAGTTCTATCTATGAAGCTGCGCGGATCGATGGGGCCTCGTCATTCAAGCAATTTACTAAAATTACGGTTCCGATGCTGAAGCCGATCATTTTATTCACCTCCATCACCTCCACGATCGGTACGCTGCAGCTCTTCGATGAAGTCATGAACATTACGAAGGGCGGACCCGGCAATGCGACGCTCTCGATTTCGCAGTATATTTACAATCTGTCCTTCAAGTACACGGCGGACTTCGGATATGCGGCAACCGTATCGTACTCTATCGTGGTTATCATTGTTCTGTTGTCGATCCTTCAATTCAAAGTGGCAGGTGATAAAAAATGAGCAAGCTGAAGCGCGTGTTCACCTACGCTTTTCTCGGCGGAGCAGCGTTTGTCTCGATTTTCCCCTTTCTGTGGATGGTCGTAAGCGCCACCAACAAGTCGGTGGATGTCACGAAGGGCCGCTTGCTGCCCGGCAGTCACTTTCTGGACAATTTCCGGAAGCTCGCCGAATCGACCGATCTATGGACTTCATTATGGAATTCCGCGAAAATCTCCGTGCTCACGACGATTTTGGCGATTGTCATCGCGTCGCTGGCCGGATACGGGTTTGAAATTTACCGCAGCCGGGCGAAGGATATCGTCTTCAGCATCCTGCTGCTATCGATGATGATTCCGTTTGCGGCGTTGATGATCCCGCTCTACCGGATGTTCGCCAACATTTCCGGCAGCCTCCCGGCGATTGGCATCGATACGATGGCTTCGGTCATGCTGCCGACGATTACGACAGCGTTTCTGATTTTCTTCTTCCGGCAGAATTCGAAAATGTTCCCCAAGGATATGGTGGAAGCCGGGCGCATTGACGGGCTGAGCGAGCTGGGGATATTTTTCAAAATATTCATGCCTACGATGAAAACGACCTACGCCGCCGCGGGCATCATTACATTCATGTCGAGCTGGAACAATTATTTGTGGCCGCTCATCGTGCTGCAATCGCCGGAGCAGAAGACGATCCCGCTGCTTATCTCCAATCTGGGATCGGGTTATTCTCCGGATTACGGCCTCATTATGCTGGCGATTGTCATCGCCACGCTGCCGACGGCGCTGGTATTTTTCCTGATGCAGAAGCATTTTGTGGCGGGCATGATGGGTTCTGTGAAGTAGATGGGCCACCAGACGAGCTGCCGCCCGCGCGCTGAAACGTGTTACCATTGCGGGCCGGCAGAGGGGCGTCAGCGGCGCTGATTCCACCGGGGCGACCCGGTAGAGTAAAGCTATATATGCAGCTATACTTGTTGTAAAGAAACCGCTTGGGGATCCGGGCGGTTTCTTCGATAGATGTTAGTACTGCTCTACGCCAGTATGGATATGGAAATGCGAAGAACTTGTTCTGACGAAGGGGCATGATGCCAATCGCTCCTACCAGGTCGTCCATTAGACATCAGGGAGGCAAGCTGCATGCAAAGATTATATCAATTGAGTGAAATTAAACAGATGATTCAGGAGTACCCCTTAGTTCTGCTTTTAATCAAGACGAGCCAATGCGGCGTATGTGAATCGATTCAAGCGAAGGCGGCCGGTTTACTGGAATCCCATTCGAAGGCAAGGGGAATCTACGTATTCATGGAGGATGCCCCCGTCACGGCAGCGGAGTACTTGGCGTTGTCTGCACCGACATTGCTGCTCTTTTTTCAAGGAAAGGAAGTATACCGTGAATCCCGCTTTGTCCGCTTTGAGGAGCTGGAGCAGGTGCTGCTTAGGTATGAAGGGGCTTTAGAGGAAATGTGAATACGCTGAGTGCTGAGTAAAAGGGAGAGGGCAACTTAATTGCTTTCTGAGCGTCTAAGATATAGACAGGTTTTGGTAAAAGGAGGAAGAATCCCGATGAAAATTCGCGGCATCATGGTTATTTGCACAGCTATTCTGTTGACACAGCTTTTAGCAGATGCGCCAACTTCAGCGAACGTGGAGGGGAGCGGCAATTCTCCAGCGGATCAAATCCAGGCTCAGAAAGCGTCCTCCGGTCATGTCCAAGCGGGGGAGCAGCTTGTGCTCAAGCAGGCCGCCCCCTATTTCACCGAACCGCTGTCCGGAAGAGAGCCGGTTGATAGCTTCAAGGTGAACTATTTCGGTCAGCCAGGGGAGTCGTTTGCTGTGCAAGCCAGGTCGGGCGAAATGGTTTCGCTGCAGGACTATTCCCGGGGGAAGCTATGGGTTCCCGTCTGGTATACGACAGAGGCTTCAAGCCGAGTAGTAAATACCGCACCGGTATATATAAGCCTGCGCGCAAAAACAAAGCTGTCATTGACACCCGGCAGCTCGATTCGGTGGAGCGCCAGCACTCTTGGAAACGGGGAAGAACGCCCGATATCGGTTACCCGGTGGGACGATTGGTACGGGATCGTCGCAAGCCCTGCACATTGGCATGAGGACGATATAATGAACCGGCCAATTGTGCTATGGGTTCATGAGAGCCGGGTCACGGAGCAAAAGGAGATATCCGAGGGCTTAATGGAGCCAAGCTCATCCGTTTCTATTACAGCGGTTAGAGATATCGCCGACTTGCTGCTCCATAAAGGAGCCTCAGCTGAAGATGCAGCCAGGCTTCTGGGTCAGCCTGCTGTGAAGGAGCATTCGGGGAATGTTGAACTCGCGGGGCGTACGTACCTGCAGGGCGAGAGCTGGAGATTTGTACGTCCAGAAGGGCAATTCATCGCTTACTTCTCCCCAGCGGGCCGACTTGAGACAGGCAAGTGGATATGGCCGGCAGGCGATAAGCCGATGAGCAGGCTGTTTGCTGGTGATGACTATCCCTTTACCCATCAATTTATGGCGGGCCCGCTCCCGGCGACATTGAAAATGCCTTACGTATGGCGGAATCAGGGAGATTTGCAATACGCTTACTTAACCGGAGCTAGTGATGACGTCCTTGTAGTTCAAGGGGATGATGGACGTTTCAGCGGGATGCATGATGATTCAAACGTATATGGCATTGATCGGTTAACAGGGGAGAAGCTGTGGCAAATCGATGCCGGATACGGCAGGCTGCTCACGATGATGGGGAATGCGGATGATTCGGTCACCGTCTATACATCGCTCAGCCCGGAGAAGAAAGCGTATGAGGACAGGGTGCGCCACATTCGGCTTGCTGATGGGAAGGTACTGTGGGAATTAAGGCTGGAGGGCGGTGAAGAAGGAAGGTTTCTGGAAATCGGCGGGGCCAAGAATTCCGTCATTATATATGACCGGCCGGACATGGGCAGGGAAACAGGCCATTTGGCTGTACTCGACAGGACGACGGGGAAGCAGAAATGGGAAATTGCCATACAAGGCGATTATCGGGTGCTGAACTCCGGAGCGGACGATCCATATGTACTCATCCAAGCAGGCCAGCTTCTGCAAGCCAGGGAGACGGATACTGGCACAGTAGTCTGGAGCCTCAAGGCGGATACGATAACCGGCGAAGACCCGCATTTATATCCGTATTATGCAGGCGGTCCGAGAATCGATCCTTTTGCGCCAGCGAACAGCTTACGAAGATGGATTCTTCATGGAGATCAGTGGCTGCTGGTCGATCTGGAGACGGGAAGTGAGACAGCACGGTATCCGGCAAAGACGGGGGAACGCTTTGAGGTGCTGAATGAGCGATACCTTCTTATACAGCGTCAACTGCCAGCCAAAGCCACGTCAGCAGATTCCTCCGCCGAAAGCTATGAATCGGTATTATATGATGCGGCTGCTGGCAAGAAGCTCTGGAACGTGCCGGGGCAAGCGTCGAAAGGCATCATCGAAGGGGAGCATATGTATTTGGTTCTGGACGGCGTTCCGGTAAAAGCAGAGCTGCAGACAGGACGCATTGTATGGAAGCTTCCGGTTACTGCCAGTCAGGATTACTCCCTCATGACCCCAGGCAGCTATGTGCTGCTGGATGAATACGTCCTGCTCGCCTATGGCTACGATTTGCTTGCGCTCAGCAAGAAGGATGGGCATATCGCAGGACGTATACAGAATATCTGGATGGGATACGCTGAACTAAGGGAACAAATCTCCCGCAGCGGCCTGCTGAACATAACGGGAGATGAAATATACGCTGGATCCGCCAACGGCGCTATTACCCGGCTGAGCGTGAAGAAGCTGGAACATAGATTAAAGGAACTAGACAAATAGTCGTGTACCAAGATGATTCACCAAGTGTCTATCGATAGCTGAAAACAATAATACAATTAGGACTTATAGGCCGATCGAAGGATTTCGATGGGCCTTTTTGTCGTGGTTGTTCGGAAATCTCCCTGATTTCCTAAAGGAATTGCCTGGAAATTGGGGACTTCGACACATTCAAGAAAAATGTAGAATCATGTATCATTATGTAGAATTAAATACATAGCATATTTTGGGAAAGGAAGATGACTCTTGAAAATGAAATCCAAAAAGACGGTAATGATCGGAACCGCACTTGTTCTGTTGTTGACTTTTTCCGCTGGCGTGTCTGCAGCTTCTTCATTGGAGCGCATTCAGGCTAACTTGAACCACGGCATTTCGTTTTTGTTGAACGGACAGGCATGGACGGCTAAAGATGCCAACGGGGCGAAGGCTGTTCCCATCAGTTATAAAGGGACGACTTATGTACCGCTGCGCGCTGTGGCCGAGGCTACAGGGGCGGACATTCGCTTCGATGCGGCCAAACAGCAAATTTCGATTACGACGGGACCGGTTGCCCAAACTCCGGGCAAGGGAGAGCGCAGTCCTTTTAGCGTAGATAACGTATCTCACTTCAAATGGAGCTACTATACAAGCGGCATTACTCGGAACAAGGCTGATTTGCAGTTCGGTGAGACGCAATACGAAGCCGCGTTTATGGTTACGGGCGTGAACAGTGCCGGACAAGGCGTTGCTTTTAAAGTCAAGGACGGCACGAAAAAAGTCGGCGTGCTGGTAGGCTTCAAAACGCCGAAGTCCGATAAGGAATACTCGGGAAGCTATACGATTGCCGACAAGGATGGACAAGCCTTTGCAACCGGTAAAATCGAAAACGGCACCGTAGTTGAAAACGTCCTGGTGCTGCCTAACAACACAACCGAGCTGTACGTTAAATTTATCGGACCGGCCGGGGAGGATTCCACGGGCTACGTCATTTGGGACGAAAGCTGGCTGGAGAATTAATTTAAATTATTTCTATGTAAATAATCAGGTTTAAAGCCGAAAGATAACCGCTTGTATGCGGCCGTCTTTCGGCTTTTTG
This window harbors:
- a CDS encoding ABC transporter substrate-binding protein, with protein sequence MKKVIALFLSCMVLLAGCSSGGGGQEPAASGGNSSGGDSGSKAEEITIWAWDPAFNIAALNIAKEAYSQKNPDAKINIVEFAQADIIQKLNTGLNSGTTKGLPNIVLIEDYRAQGFLQSYPDAFYDLSGKVRSEDFADYKIGPTSLNGKQYGVPFDSGVTGMYVRKDYIEQAGYTLDDLKNIDWKQYIEIGKAVKEKTGKDIITLDPNDLGIIRMMIQSAGSWYLAEDGKTPDLAGNAALKEAFELYKEMMEANVVKVNADWSQFIANINNGDVATVPTGNWITPSVKAEASQAGQWAILPIPKLPQSPNSVHATNLGGSSWYVMNIPGAETAADFLAQTFGSDVEMYQNLLTNVGAIGTLKAAAAGEAYAKPDEFFGGQQIVNDFAVWTAEIPKVNYGISTYAIEDILIVEMQNYLNGKGIDQALSDAQAQAEAQVK
- a CDS encoding histidine kinase, which codes for MMMRARFERLKFHGLFIKLFVVMVICIVTITVSVVWTNLRMTEQLFLETFSITNSKVIDQIHNNFEAFHYSIVLAANQAQQSGTLKTFLTEAEAPQSIRVMNSYYNMTQQMKRVQSMVDAYSVGVAIVGKNGRSYSGNVNLAKPSALELQQSELTAKAKAHPDKLMYQMYRDASGRQFIVATKVLLERTTGQEYGMLYIVIDENDFKPFYTSFTSEGNDVVIMDKSGTVMTSNLPDLTGRRNFALLSYAEEIEDQGLDVKKVQLMGKDQLMLAQYLPSYDFYLVNMIDQQMVLGQMVNTRSVVLICLAIVLVALVVVFLISRKMTRSLTLLARQMSKVTRRNFHNYVNVSGGYEIRELGRAYNYMLDEIHEYVDKLVETQKGQRKAELAALQQQINPHFLYNTLASVKFLVQQNSKDKAVETIHALISLLQNTISNVSETITVEQELANLRAYVFINHIRYGERIRVNYYVAPDCAHYQVPKLMIQPFMENAFFHAFNVKGEGVIHVLVAKEGPKLVCEVADNGDGMDMAAFELEHGTAGRAGRPAYEAADAGAVEVVAGSARAGAGAGSAWASVEAGSAQAGVDAGSARTGAGAASAQAGTEAGGARAGAGAGNAQDGAKFRGSRKLFSGIGVANVNDRIRLLYGEEYGVTITSRLGEGTRVRMTLPLIVAN
- a CDS encoding sugar ABC transporter permease, with product MKADRTGLSIRAKSNLTGWSFILIAVVMIAAFYFYPMVQALILSFKTGTGSNLTYTGGSNYVRLLSDKTFLTSLSNTFIYLIIQVPVMILLALFISVLLNDSKLKFRGFFRTAIFLPCVTSLVAYSVVFKYLFAADGLVNSLLMKLSIIQEPIQWITDPFWAKITIIIAITWRWTGYNMIFYLSALQNIDSSIYEAARIDGASSFKQFTKITVPMLKPIILFTSITSTIGTLQLFDEVMNITKGGPGNATLSISQYIYNLSFKYTADFGYAATVSYSIVVIIVLLSILQFKVAGDKK
- a CDS encoding carbohydrate ABC transporter permease, whose product is MSKLKRVFTYAFLGGAAFVSIFPFLWMVVSATNKSVDVTKGRLLPGSHFLDNFRKLAESTDLWTSLWNSAKISVLTTILAIVIASLAGYGFEIYRSRAKDIVFSILLLSMMIPFAALMIPLYRMFANISGSLPAIGIDTMASVMLPTITTAFLIFFFRQNSKMFPKDMVEAGRIDGLSELGIFFKIFMPTMKTTYAAAGIITFMSSWNNYLWPLIVLQSPEQKTIPLLISNLGSGYSPDYGLIMLAIVIATLPTALVFFLMQKHFVAGMMGSVK
- a CDS encoding stalk domain-containing protein, with product MKSKKTVMIGTALVLLLTFSAGVSAASSLERIQANLNHGISFLLNGQAWTAKDANGAKAVPISYKGTTYVPLRAVAEATGADIRFDAAKQQISITTGPVAQTPGKGERSPFSVDNVSHFKWSYYTSGITRNKADLQFGETQYEAAFMVTGVNSAGQGVAFKVKDGTKKVGVLVGFKTPKSDKEYSGSYTIADKDGQAFATGKIENGTVVENVLVLPNNTTELYVKFIGPAGEDSTGYVIWDESWLEN
- a CDS encoding thioredoxin family protein; translated protein: MQRLYQLSEIKQMIQEYPLVLLLIKTSQCGVCESIQAKAAGLLESHSKARGIYVFMEDAPVTAAEYLALSAPTLLLFFQGKEVYRESRFVRFEELEQVLLRYEGALEEM
- a CDS encoding PQQ-binding-like beta-propeller repeat protein, with translation MKIRGIMVICTAILLTQLLADAPTSANVEGSGNSPADQIQAQKASSGHVQAGEQLVLKQAAPYFTEPLSGREPVDSFKVNYFGQPGESFAVQARSGEMVSLQDYSRGKLWVPVWYTTEASSRVVNTAPVYISLRAKTKLSLTPGSSIRWSASTLGNGEERPISVTRWDDWYGIVASPAHWHEDDIMNRPIVLWVHESRVTEQKEISEGLMEPSSSVSITAVRDIADLLLHKGASAEDAARLLGQPAVKEHSGNVELAGRTYLQGESWRFVRPEGQFIAYFSPAGRLETGKWIWPAGDKPMSRLFAGDDYPFTHQFMAGPLPATLKMPYVWRNQGDLQYAYLTGASDDVLVVQGDDGRFSGMHDDSNVYGIDRLTGEKLWQIDAGYGRLLTMMGNADDSVTVYTSLSPEKKAYEDRVRHIRLADGKVLWELRLEGGEEGRFLEIGGAKNSVIIYDRPDMGRETGHLAVLDRTTGKQKWEIAIQGDYRVLNSGADDPYVLIQAGQLLQARETDTGTVVWSLKADTITGEDPHLYPYYAGGPRIDPFAPANSLRRWILHGDQWLLVDLETGSETARYPAKTGERFEVLNERYLLIQRQLPAKATSADSSAESYESVLYDAAAGKKLWNVPGQASKGIIEGEHMYLVLDGVPVKAELQTGRIVWKLPVTASQDYSLMTPGSYVLLDEYVLLAYGYDLLALSKKDGHIAGRIQNIWMGYAELREQISRSGLLNITGDEIYAGSANGAITRLSVKKLEHRLKELDK